The DNA sequence GGGGGCCGGCCGCGAGGCCGGCCCTCCCCGCTTTCGGAAAGGACCCCGGCATGACCCACCCCGCCGGCCCGCCGGCCGACTGGCGCCTCGAGACCCTGGTGGTCGGCCCCCTGCAGATGAACGCCCAGCTGCTCTGCGCGCCCGGCGCCGCTGAGGCCGTGCTCATCGATCCGGGCGACGACCCCGACGTCCTGCTGGACGCCGTGGCGGACAGCGGCTGCCGGCTGGTCGCTCTGGCCTGCACGCACGGGCACTTCGACCACATCTCGGCCGCCGCCGCGGTCCAGGCGGTCTGGGACCTGCCGCTGCTGCACCACCCCGACGAGGCGGCGCTGATCGCGAGCCTCGCCTCCAGCCGCGCCTCCTACGGGTTCCCCCCCGTGCCGGCGCCGCGCTGCGCGCCGCTGCCGGGCGGCGAGCTGCCGTTCGGGGGCGGCCGCCTGCGGATCGTCCACGCACCCGGCCACAGCCGCGGTCATGTCCTGTTCATCTGGGAGGGGCACGCCCTGGTCGGCGACGTGATCTTCGCCGGGTCGGTGGGCAGGACGGATCTGCCGGGCGGTGATTTCACCGTGCTGGAGCGCAGCATCCGCCGCGAGGTCTACACCCTGAACGACGAGACCGTGCTCCATCCGGGGCACGGTCCCGACACGACGGTGGGCCGCGAGCGCCGCTCCAACCCCTTCGTGAACGACGCCGGCCGCTAGCCGGCGCCGCGCACCCGGTCGGAGATCAGGGCTGCGGCGGTTGCGCGGCCAAGGCGTTGATCTGCTCGAGCCGATCGCTGCGCTTCTTCTCCAACGTCTTGTGGCGCTACATCAGCTCGCCCTTGATCCAGTCGCGGTACAGCGAGGCTCCGAGGCAGCCGGAGTCGTAGGAGAAGATGCTGTTGAAGGCCGAGGGCGCCTCCTCGATCTTGATGTTGTTGGTGATCATGGTCTTGAACAGGTCGCCCTTGAAGTGGTTCTTCAGCTCCTTCTGCGCCTCCATGTGGAGGTCGGTCCGCCCGTCCTTCATGGTCACCAGCACGCCGAGCACCTGCAGCCAGGTGTTCTGGCGCTCCTGGATGCGCTCGATCAGGGCGCTGAGCTGGTGCATGGTCGAGACGGCCAGGCCGGTGCAGGGCGTCGGGATCAGCGCGTAGTCGGAGGCGACCAGGGCGTTCTGGGTCAAGATGCCCAGGTTCGGCGGCGTGTCGATGATGATCCAGCCGTAGGACGTGGACAGCGCCTGGGTGACCTTGATCAGCCGGTCGGTGAGCTGGGTGCGGGCCATGCTCTCGAGCGACGGGTGGGACGGGATCACGTCGATGTTCTCGTCGAAGACCGTCGAGGTGATGCCGTCCTGGGGCGTGATCGCGCGGCGCAGGACGTCGAAGATCGAACGCGCCGGCGGCTCGCCGTTCATCTTGCCCAGCAGGGCCGAGGAGGCGCAGCCGTGGGGGTCCATGTCGATGACCAGGCAGCTGGACGTGATGTCGCTGTAGCGGGTCAGGCCGGCGGCCAGGTTCAGCGCCGTGGTGGTCTTGCCGGTGCCGCCCTTGTGGTTCACGACCGCGATGACGTTTCCCATGGAATCTCCCAACAGGTCGGGACATCGGAGCTCCGGGAATCCGGAGTGAACCGTCAATAATAATGATCCGAGCCCGTGAAGCAACCTGTATTCGGTTCGGCGCCCAGCGTCCCGCTTGGCGATCAGCTCTTAACCGTCTGAATCGCAGCGTGTTGCGGGATGTGTTTCACGAATCGGTTTCGATAGCGGGGCCGCCACCAGATCCGCGAATAATTGCCCTATCGTCATGATTTTAAAAGTGTGCCATCAACCTGACGGTCATCGTCACCAAGTGCTGGGGACCGAACTCGCGGTATTCGGCGTCGGCCGGGAAGTCCTGCTCCTGCGGCAGCCCGTCCAGGGTGAACTGCTGGATGTGGTCGGCGAGGTCGAGGCCGAGGGACCAGCGGGGGCCCCCGCGGTACACGAACCCCGCCCCCAGCAGCAGGCCCGGCACGCTCTGGTCGGCCGCGTCGGCCGAGGCGCTGATCCCCGTGTAGGACAGGCCGGCCCGGACCAGGGGCTGCAGGCGGGTGTCGGTCAGGCGCTGCTCCCAGGCGAGGTCCAGCTGCACCACGTTCCAGCGGTCGTAGAGCACCGGCGTGACGAACTGGGAGTCGTTGGCCAGGGCGGCGGTGTCCATCCGCCCGGCCGTCAGGTCGAGGCGCAGCCAGCCCCGCGGGGTCAGGCGCTTGGCGGCCGCGAGGCCGAAGGCCGCCGCCTCGTCCAGGGTCACGGTGAACCGCTTGGCGTTGAAATCGACGCCGCCGGCCGGCGGCGACCAGGGCACCGTCAAGTCGTTCGCCACCTGGAACAGGTCCCCGCCCGCCAGCACGCCCGCGGCGAGGCCGAAACACCAGCCGGTCTCCGGCGCCGCCGTCGTTTCTTCACTCACGGTCGCGACGGTCCGGCCGCTGACGGCGGTCCGGCCGCTGACGGGGCGCCGGGGCTGGTCCTGCGCCGACGCGACGCCGGCCGCGGCTAGGGCCAGCGCCAGGACGCCTGCGGACAGCCGGCGGCGGCGGGCCCCGCTCACGGTGTTGTCTCCGTGGGCTTGGTCTCCGCGGGCTTGGAGGCGAAGTGCCGGAAGAGATCGATCGGCACCGGGAAGATCGTCGTCGAGTTGTTCTCGCGGGCGATCTCGCTCAGGGTCTGCAGGTAGCGCAGGACGATGGCCGAGGGATCGCTCGAGATGACGACGGCGGCCTCGGCCAGCTTCTTGCTGGCCTGGAACTCGCCGTCGGCGTGGATGACCTTCGAGCGCCGCTCGCGCTCGGCCTCGGCCTGGCGGGCCATGGCGCGCCGCATCTCCTGGGGCAGGTCGACGTCCTTGATCTCGACGGTGCTGACCTCGACGCCCCAGGGCTCGGTCGCCTTGTCGATGATCTCGCGGATCTGCAGGTTGAGCTTGTTGCGCTCGGACAGCAGGTCGTCCATCTCGACCTGGCCCATGACGCTGCGCAGGGTCGTCTGGGCGACCTGCGAGGTGGCGTAGAGGTAGTCCTCGACGCCGACGATGGCCATCTCGGGCGACACCACCTTGAAGTAGATGACGGCGTTCACCTTGACCGAGACGTTGTCCTTGGTGATCACGTCCTGCGGCGGCACGTCCATGGGGATGATGCGCAGGCTGACCTTCACCATCCGGTCGACCAGCGGGATCAGCAGGATCAGGCCCGGCCCCTTGACGCGCTGCAGGCGGCCCAGGCGGAAGATCACCCCGCGCTCGTACTCGCGCAGCACGCGCAGCGAGTTGGCCAGCACGAAGAGCACCAGCATCAGGACGGGCAGGAAGGACAGGGTCAGGAACTGCATGGGAGCCTCCGGGGTCAGGCGGGTCTGCGGAAGGAGACGGTCTCCAGGATGGCCCGCAGGCGGCGGAAATCGTCCATCTTGTCGAGCTGCGGCGCGTAGACGAGCAGGTCGAAGCAGTAGACGCGGCCGCCGTCGGGCGCGGCGAGGAAGTAGCAGCGGAACGGGCCGCCGACCTGGGTCTTGGCGTCGACCCAGCTGCCGGCGAGCTTGACGGCGGGCAGGCCGGCCACCGTCTCCTGCGACCAGACGAAGGACGCGGGGTCGATCGTCTCCTGGTGCAGCGCCGCGCCCAGCCGCTCCCGCATGGCGACCAGCGAGGGCTGGTCCACGAGGCGGGACTGCGGGTCGGCGGCGGCTTCCCAGCTGACCGTCAGGCCGCGCGTGGAGCCGTCGGTGCGCAGCCACTCGACGGCGGGGAAACCGCCGGGCTCGCTCTGGTTCTCGCGGTAGGCGGCCGGCAGCTCGACGGAGAAGCCGAACCGCTTCCACTGGCGGGCGGCGGTGTCCGCGAGCAGGCCCTGCGCGCGGTGGTCCGCGACGATGCGGCGGTTGATGTCGGCGGCCAGGGTGTCGCGCATGGACGGGGCCCGGCGGTTCAGGAGCGTGACCAGCGCGTCGGCGTCCTTCGCGACCGCGACGAACGCCACCTGGCCGTGGAGCCAGGGGTTGCGCACGGTGAAGACCTCGCCGCGACCCGCCAGGGCCCGCTTCAGGGCCTCCTTGGGCAGCAGCCGCTTGACCGCGCCCTGGACGGGACCGCCGTCGCCCCAACGCACCGCCATGATCACGTTGCGGTAGTTGCGGGCGCCGCTCCATTTCCCGCCGGCGAAGGTGCGGAAGCGGTACGTGGGCTCGGATTTCAGGACGAAGCTCTCGTCCGGCGACAGCAGGCCGCGCGCTCGCGCCAGCAGCGGGTCGAGCTGCGGGTCGGACACCACGAGCGCCACGTCGCCGTACGAGCCGACGGCCGACACCATGGCGTTCTTGCCGCCGCCGCCGCAGCCGGACAGCGACAGGGCCAGACACAAGCCTGCCGCCCCGAGGATCGCGGCGGCATGGCGGGTGGGGATCACGGCGTACCTCGCAACGGACGATCAGCGACCGGGGCTCTGGCCTTGGCTGTCCGCATCAAGGTACGCGATGCCGCGGGCGGCGAGCAACGCCTTTAACGTCTTGTTCTCGTCGCGCAGGCCGATGAGGCCGGCGCGCAGGCGGGCGTTCTCGGCGCGCAGGGCGGCGGCGTCGTCGAGGCCGGCCAGCATGCCGGACGACAGGGAGACCGGCTGCAGGCGCTCCCCCGTGCGGGCGCGATCGGCCAGGAGTCCCTGGCTGACCGGTCGGCCGAGGAAGCCGCCGCCGAGCGCGGTGCCGCGGGTGCGGGCGCCGGTCAGGGGCAGGCGGTCCGAGAGGTCCGTCACCAGGCGCGAGGACGTCGTCGGCGCGGCGGTGGTCGTCGCGGCCGCGGCCAGGGTCGCCGCCGGACGGGCGGACGACTCCACCGGGCGGGGGCCGGAGGGCCAGACCAGCACGGCCACGAGCGCGGTCACGGCCACGCCGGCCAGCGAAGAGGCGGCGAAGCCGCGCCACCAACCGGCGGCGCTGCGGGGCGCGTCCTCCCAGGGCACGGTCCTGGTCGCGGCGGCTTCCTGCAGGGCGCGGTTGAGGCGCAGCTGGAGTTTCCACTCGAAGGCATCGGCGGGCTCGGCGGCGGTCGCCTGCAGCAGGCGCCGGCCGAGGCCGAGCTCGGCGCGGTGGTCGCGGCAATCGCCGCAGCGGCCGAGATGCTCCTCGAAGGACGGTGTCTTCTCGGCGGGCAGCATCCCGTCCATTTCCTGGCTGATCAACTGTCGTGCCGTGCGGCAGAGCATGGGGGTGTCCTCCTCGACGTCGTCACGCGTCCTGGTTGTCCTGATCCATCCTGGCTTCGAGGAGCTCGAGTTCGGCGAGCAGGTCCTCGTTGCGCAGCAAGGGTTTGATGTTCTGTCGGAAGCGGGTCCGGGCGCGGTTGATGCGCGAGCGCACGGTGCCGAGCTTCAGGCCGGTGACCTGCTGGATCTCCTCGTAGGACAGCTGTTCCACTTCGCGCAGCAGGAACGGGACCCGGTACCGCTCGGGGATGCGGCTGGTCGCCTCGGCGATCAGCCGACCCAGTTCGCGGCCCTCGAGTTCGCGCGTGGGATCGGCCAAGGGGTCGGCCGGATCCAGCGGGATGTCGCCGTCGTCCTCGGGCGCGGGGTCCAGCACGAGCATCCTCGGCTG is a window from the bacterium genome containing:
- a CDS encoding MBL fold metallo-hydrolase: MTHPAGPPADWRLETLVVGPLQMNAQLLCAPGAAEAVLIDPGDDPDVLLDAVADSGCRLVALACTHGHFDHISAAAAVQAVWDLPLLHHPDEAALIASLASSRASYGFPPVPAPRCAPLPGGELPFGGGRLRIVHAPGHSRGHVLFIWEGHALVGDVIFAGSVGRTDLPGGDFTVLERSIRREVYTLNDETVLHPGHGPDTTVGRERRSNPFVNDAGR
- a CDS encoding ParA family protein — translated: MGNVIAVVNHKGGTGKTTTALNLAAGLTRYSDITSSCLVIDMDPHGCASSALLGKMNGEPPARSIFDVLRRAITPQDGITSTVFDENIDVIPSHPSLESMARTQLTDRLIKVTQALSTSYGWIIIDTPPNLGILTQNALVASDYALIPTPCTGLAVSTMHQLSALIERIQERQNTWLQVLGVLVTMKDGRTDLHMEAQKELKNHFKGDLFKTMITNNIKIEEAPSAFNSIFSYDSGCLGASLYRDWIKGELM
- a CDS encoding slipin family protein — encoded protein: MQFLTLSFLPVLMLVLFVLANSLRVLREYERGVIFRLGRLQRVKGPGLILLIPLVDRMVKVSLRIIPMDVPPQDVITKDNVSVKVNAVIYFKVVSPEMAIVGVEDYLYATSQVAQTTLRSVMGQVEMDDLLSERNKLNLQIREIIDKATEPWGVEVSTVEIKDVDLPQEMRRAMARQAEAERERRSKVIHADGEFQASKKLAEAAVVISSDPSAIVLRYLQTLSEIARENNSTTIFPVPIDLFRHFASKPAETKPTETTP
- a CDS encoding DUF4837 family protein — its product is MIPTRHAAAILGAAGLCLALSLSGCGGGGKNAMVSAVGSYGDVALVVSDPQLDPLLARARGLLSPDESFVLKSEPTYRFRTFAGGKWSGARNYRNVIMAVRWGDGGPVQGAVKRLLPKEALKRALAGRGEVFTVRNPWLHGQVAFVAVAKDADALVTLLNRRAPSMRDTLAADINRRIVADHRAQGLLADTAARQWKRFGFSVELPAAYRENQSEPGGFPAVEWLRTDGSTRGLTVSWEAAADPQSRLVDQPSLVAMRERLGAALHQETIDPASFVWSQETVAGLPAVKLAGSWVDAKTQVGGPFRCYFLAAPDGGRVYCFDLLVYAPQLDKMDDFRRLRAILETVSFRRPA
- a CDS encoding zf-HC2 domain-containing protein; the protein is MLCRTARQLISQEMDGMLPAEKTPSFEEHLGRCGDCRDHRAELGLGRRLLQATAAEPADAFEWKLQLRLNRALQEAAATRTVPWEDAPRSAAGWWRGFAASSLAGVAVTALVAVLVWPSGPRPVESSARPAATLAAAATTTAAPTTSSRLVTDLSDRLPLTGARTRGTALGGGFLGRPVSQGLLADRARTGERLQPVSLSSGMLAGLDDAAALRAENARLRAGLIGLRDENKTLKALLAARGIAYLDADSQGQSPGR
- a CDS encoding sigma-70 family RNA polymerase sigma factor produces the protein MYLNEKHPDPGRHGPLAWTEQRDEDLIALVQQGQKRAYDELVRRYRGRLYSFILRMVGDPVEAEELAQDTLIRAYIHADKYREIARFSTWLFTIATNLVRNRVRKQKRQPRMLVLDPAPEDDGDIPLDPADPLADPTRELEGRELGRLIAEATSRIPERYRVPFLLREVEQLSYEEIQQVTGLKLGTVRSRINRARTRFRQNIKPLLRNEDLLAELELLEARMDQDNQDA